A window from Salvia miltiorrhiza cultivar Shanhuang (shh) chromosome 2, IMPLAD_Smil_shh, whole genome shotgun sequence encodes these proteins:
- the LOC131011781 gene encoding protein FAR1-RELATED SEQUENCE 7-like: protein MDSGLGSGARDCSEDDIVGVGDPTAVVDACINQIGEVSSFLYDDEEVFVHEDASLSREASSTEKDGMDVDRESTYSCLNSSSSEEKSFDSDGKHESASQNGCLNNDAECQSPKACISGNNGPDILGEQDDRSPGISSDDQLGMDADDKQVSIAETPSNASSGSIKDEAEEYIVPELGVEFESEEHAYKCYNRYALMEGFSIRKDFVNKSKVTGLVVSRRYTCHRQGYGSSKRDMNMKPRKETRTGCQAHMTITRQTNGKYRVIHFETRHNHEFVTPFTAHLLPSQKRISFVEAVEAESAAAPVPDGVPKLGMGFDSEDHAYEFYNAYAGRLGFSIRKDYVNRSKVDGAVASRRYTCFREGYRQNDKRGSKVKRPRKETRVGCMAQLVISRQADGRYRVTHFEERHNHELVPACKVRTLRSQRRSLTNQIVESQCIRSF from the coding sequence ATGGACTCTGGCCTTGGTTCTGGGGCAAGGGATTGTTCTGAGGATGACATTGTAGGGGTAGGTGATCCTACTGCAGTAGTGGATGCCTGTATAAATCAGATAGGTGAGGTTTCAAGCTTCCTGTATGATGATGAGGAGGTCTTTGTTCATGAAGATGCATCGTTGAGTCGCGAAGCTTCTTCTACTGAGAAAGATGGTATGGATGTAGATAGAGAGAGCACATATAGCTGCCTTAATTCTTCTTCATCAGAGGAAAAAAGTTTTGACAGTGATGGTAAACATGAGTCTGCCAGCCAAAATGGTTGTTTAAACAATGATGCTGAGTGTCAGAGTCCTAAGGCATGCATCAGTGGCAATAATGGGCCAGATATTTTGGGCGAGCAAGATGACCGTAGTCCTGGTATTTCCTCTGACGATCAGCTGGGAATGGATGCTGATGATAAACAAGTTTCTATAGCTGAAACCCCTTCTAATGCCTCGTCTGGATCCATTAAAGATGAAGCTGAAGAGTACATAGTGCCGGAACTTGGGGTGGAGTTTGAATCTGAAGAGCATGCATACAAGTGTTACAATAGATATGCTCTGATGGAAGGTTTCAGCATCCGAAAAGATTTTGTGAATAAAAGTAAGGTTACTGGCTTGGTAGTATCGAGAAGGTACACCTGCCACAGACAAGGCTATGGATCCAGCAAGCGTGATATGAACATGAAACCCCGGAAAGAAACAAGAACTGGTTGTCAGGCTCACATGACCATTACGCGTCAAACAAATGGGAAATATCGTGTCATCCATTTCGAGACAAGGCACAATCATGAGTTTGTGACACCATTCACAGCCCATTTGTTACCATCACAGAAGAGGATATCCTTTGTTGAGGCTGTTGAGGCCGAATCAGCTGCTGCTCCGGTGCCAGATGGGGTCCCAAAGCTGGGGATGGGGTTTGATTCGGAAGATCATGCTTATGAATTCTACAATGCATATGCTGGGCGACTGGGTTTCAGTATTCGGAAGGATTACGTGAACAGGAGTAAAGTAGATGGAGCTGTGGCATCTAGGAGGTATACTTGTTTCAGAGAAGGCTATAGGCAGAACGACAAAAGAGGTTCAAAAGTGAAGAGACCACGAAAGGAAACCAGAGTTGGGTGCATGGCACAGTTAGTCATTTCTCGTCAGGCTGATGGTAGGTACCGTGTCACTCACTTTGAAGAACGCCACAATCACGAGCTTGTACCAGCATGTAAAGTTCGCACACTGCGATCACAGAGGAGGTCTTTGACAAATCAAATTGTGGAATCCCAGTGCATCCGGAGCTTCTGA
- the LOC131009631 gene encoding protein FAR1-RELATED SEQUENCE 5-like has translation MPPKSVAELLLAGAGGQDDPIFDPIDHEMNLTSKRAWNMMQEEAESFHRYFQNKKLKDPSFVYAVQLDVEEEMTNFFWADEKMLVDYGDFGDVVCFDTTYRLNKDWRPLVLFFGINNHKQILVFGAGFLYDNTAQSLKWILRTFIKAMSGKTPKTILSDKNAILSEVISSELPETQHRLCTWQIYQNALKHLNEVVVSSDSFSSDLCGCFLHLDEEDFVNSWKVMLDTYSLWENEWLRGVFEEREKWALPYSKHIFSADIETAFLSECSITSLKKYVKHESHILQFVKHFGRVVNDWRYKELEANYDMGQHVPRLMGDVIMLKQVREIYTPIIFKTFHQEYEISLNIVINQCIDAVSSVEYKVSTYGEVRHYTVLYSLEDDLVACSCMKFESGGILCSHALKVLDYRNIKIVPSRYILKRWTRDARA, from the coding sequence ATGCCGCCAAAGTCAGTTGCTGAGTTGTTATTAGCAGGAGCGGGAGGTCAGGACGATCCCATTTTTGATCCTATAGATCACGAGATGAATCTTACATCCAAACGAGCTTGGAACATGATGCAGGAAGAAGCTGAAAGTTTCCACCGGTATTTCCAGAACAAGAAACTGAAGGATCCGTCTTTTGTTTATGCTGTACAGCTTGATGTTGAAGAGGAAATGACCAATTTCTTCTGGGCTGATGAGAAGATGTTGGTGGACTATGGGGATTTTGGTGATGTGGTTTGCTTTGATACAACATACCGTCTCAACAAAGATTGGCGGCCTTTAGTCCTGTTTTTTGGAATAAATAATCATAAGCAGATACTGGTCTTCGGTGCTGGATTTCTTTACGATAACACAGCCCAGTCTCTTAAATGGATACTGAGAACCTTCATAAAAGCAATGTCTGGAAAAACCCCAAAGACTATCCTCTCTGATAAAAATGCTATTTTATCAGAAGTAATAAGCTCTGAATTGCCTGAAACTCAACACAGGTTATGCACATGGCAAATATATCAAAATGCGCTCAAACATCTCAATGAAGTAGTCGTCAGCTCAGATTCTTTTTCCAGTGATTTATGTGGCTGCTTTCTCCACCTGGATGAGGAAGACTTTGTTAATTCCTGGAAAGTCATGCTGGATACTTACAGTCTGTGGGAAAATGAGTGGTTGCGCGGCGtatttgaagagagagagaagtgggCTTTGCCATACAGCAAGCATATCTTTTCAGCTGACATAGAAACTGCTTTCCTCTCTGAGTGCTCTATCACTAGCCTGAAAAAGTACGTGAAGCATGAATCACATATTCTCCAGTTTGTCAAGCATTTTGGAAGGGTGGTTAACGACTGGCGCTACAAAGAGTTGGAAGCTAACTATGACATGGGTCAGCATGTGCCAAGATTGATGGGTGATGTCATAATGCTGAAGCAGGTAAGGGAAATATACACGCCCATCATCTTTAAAACGTTTCACCAAGAATACGAAATCTCTCTGAACATTGTGATCAACCAATGCATTGATGCAGTGTCCTCAGTCGAGTATAAAGTCAGTACATATGGTGAGGTTCGTCATTACACTGTTTTATACAGCTTAGAAGATGATTTAGTTGCTTGCAGTTGTATGAAGTTTGAGTCTGGAGGAATTCTGTGTAGCCATGCACTGAAAGTGCTGGACTATAGGAATATAAAGATAGTCCCTAGCCGATATATATTGAAGCGTTGGACCAGAGATGCGAGGGCGTAA
- the LOC131011782 gene encoding F-box protein SKP2A-like, protein MKETEGLNSSFEKLMVFGVAESMSGGGGMGGGLGGGARITEWKDIPVELLFRILSLVDDQTVIVASGVCHGWRDAVSWGLTHLSLSWCKKNMNNLVLSLAPKFTKLQGIVLRQDTPQLQDDAVEKIAAHCHELQELDLSKSFRLTDRSLYALAHGCPELVKLNISGCTAFSDTALGYLTSFCRKLKTLNLCGCVRTATDRALKAIAYNCHQMQSLNLGWCDRVGDEGVKSLAYGCPNLRALDLCGCLLITDESVVALANNCLHLRSLGLYYCQNITDRAMYSLAQSRVRNKHDVWASVEEGLTNLNISQCTALTPPAVQALCDSFPALHTCPGRHSLIISGCLNLTSVHCACALQAHRASSALPHLAH, encoded by the exons ATGAAAGAGACGGAGGGTCTGAATTCGAGCTTTGAGAAATTGATGGTTTTCGGTGTTGCTGAGAGCAtgagtggtggtggtgggatGGGGGGTGGTTTGGGTGGGGGTGCGAGGATAACTGAGTGGAAGGATATTCCAGTAGAGCTGTTGTTCAGGATTTTGTCTCTGGTGGATGATCAGACGGTGATTGTGGCTTCTGGGGTTTGCCATGGATGGAGGGATGCAGTTTCTTGGGGCCTTAcccatctttctctctcttg GTGCAAGAAGAACATGAACAATCTAGTGCTATCACTGGCCCCTAAGTTCACGAAGCTGCAGGGTATCGTCTTGAGGCAGGACACACCACAGCTCCAGGACGATGCTGTTGAGAAAATTGCGGCTCACTGTCATGAACTTCAAGAGTTGGATCTTAGTAAGAGCTTCAGACTCACTGATCGCTCATTGTATGCATTGGCACATGGTTGCCCGGAGCTCGTGAAGCTGAATATTAGTGGATGTACAGCCTTCAGTGATACTGCTCTCGGATATCTGACCAGCTTCTGCAGGAAACTGAAAACCTTGAATCTTTGTGGTTGTGTTAGGACTGCGACTGATAGGGCGTTGAAG GCAATTGCGTACAACTGCCATCAAATGCAGTCGTTGAATCTAGGATGGTGCGACCGGGTTGGTGATGAAGGTGTCAAGAGTTTGGCCTATGGTTGCCCTAATCTTAGAGCTCTTGACTTGTGCGGATGCCTTCTTATCACAG ACGAGAGTGTCGTTGCATTGGCAAACAACTGCCTCCACCTGAGGTCGCTTGGGTTGTACTACTGCCAGAATATTACAGACAGGGCAATGTACTCCCTAGCACAGAGCCGGGTGAGGAACAAGCACGACGTATGGGCATCCGTGGAGGAGGGGCTCACGAACCTCAATATCAGCCAGTGCACGGCCCTCACGCCCCCGGCAGTACAGGCCCTGTGCGACTCTTTCCCTGCCCTCCACACGTGCCCTGGTCGACATTCCCTCATAATCAGCGGCTGCCTCAACTTAACATCCGTGCACTGTGCCTGTGCCCTCCAGGCGCACCGTGCCTCATCCGCCCTGCCCCATCTTGCACACTGA